The sequence AGGGCCTGGTCCGCTGACCTCCGcctttctgcttctctctcaCTGGACGCTGCGACCCGCAGGGGCTGGATCGGCACCTGCAGCCGTGGATGGGGGCGGCGCGGCCAGCCCTGGGCGCCCCCTGGCCTGCACCTGTGCCACTTCGGCCGCCCAGAGGACCGCCCGCCGCTGCGGGCCCCCTGGAGCCCAGCCCCAGGGGCGCCTCCCCGGGGGGCTGTGTGCCGGCTGCACTTGGCTGCCTCCAGCCTCTTCCCCAGCCTCTCGGGGCCCGAGCGGGGCACCAAGTAGGCCACTCTGGGGCCCCGGAGGGCTGGGCTGCTGTGGACCCTAGGGGCCCCGGGGCCTCCGTTCCACCAGCCACAGCTTGACTTGATCCCCAGCCTGCCAGGGCCCGTGACCCTGCGCCCTCCCGGCTCAGGAGGCCCCCGCCCGCCACAGAGGGTCAGACCCCCCAGGCGGGGGCCCCCGAGCTGCAGGGGCCACCACAGCCTTCTGGGCTGTCGCTGCCCCCACACCCGGCCCCCTGCCTGACCAAGCACTTTACGCCAACTCCCTTCCTTCCCAGGGAGCCCGGCCTCTGTGGGCTGGGCCGGGCCGGGTGGGGGTCTCAGGCAGCCCCTGCAGGTCTCtgcactgccccctccccctgcacccTGCACATGAACTGATGCCTTAAGCTCCTGCAGCAGCCAGCCAGAGGAGACCCCAGCCCGCCAGCCCTGCCCCGAcggtcttccttccttctctgcacaCCTGGGGTACTCAGAGGGCCCCGCCatccccagccctgcagcccccAGCCAGCTGGGCCCCCCGACGCCcccaggggcggggcggggccctgGCCAGCCCCCGTCTCTTGCCAGCAGAGCTGTTTCTCCCACATGGGGACGAGCAGCCACAAATCTGGTCTCTTGTTCTAAAAGGTATTCCCTCGCCCCAGTTTAATGCAGTAAATAAAATCTTTGGTGTTTTACCTCCATGGTTCTGTCCACCACCGTGGTGCCCCTGTCCTTCAAGCCTGGACTGGACAGaccccctgggttggggaggtaAACAGGAATGGGGGGGAGGGCGCTGGGTGGTGGTTGGGCAGGTGTGCGAGGTGGGTGGTAGGCCAGACAGGGATGCAGGTTGTTTGGGTTCAGCAGCACCTCTGGGACAGAACCTGCTCCCCAAGGTCCGCCCACCTGGGGATGAGGCCTGGGGAGCTCACTTTCACTGGGGCTCCCTCCCCCCTCCTGGTGACAAGGGGGCTGCGGAGAGGCTACCCCCGCAGCAGGTGGGCGAGGGGTGCCAGAGAGGGGCGCCACCCCGGGGACCCTCGCTGCAAGATCCGCCCGGGAAGGCGTCACAGGCTCCAGCAGCGCCAGCCCCGGTATCCATGGAAACAAGCACACAGGCCCAGAGTCACGACTATATGTCCGGCCGCAGGCCCGGCCCTCAGGacagcccccgccccctcccttcTCCAAGCCTCCGGGCGGGGACGGTGCGCTGCAGTGCCGTGGACGGGGCCGGCGCGGCCGCTGGGCGCTGGGGACCGCGCCGGCCTGCTGGCTTCCTCCTCGCTGGGGCCGCTGGGCCTCCGGCCTAGAAGGGCAGGAAGCCGTCCACCTCGAGGCGCAGGAACGGGCCCAGCAGGGCCCGCAGCTTCCAGACAGCGGCGCGGCTCAGCAGGGGCGGCACCATCCCTTCGAAGGGTGCGGGGTCTACCACGTACACGTAGGCGGCGGTGCAGGCCAACAGAGCGCCCAGCAGCAGCCTCAGGGCCAGCAGCCTGCGGGCGTTGGTGGTCAGGGGGCGGGGCGCCCGGGCACGGGCCCTGGGCACTGGGCTCGGTCCCTGCGCAGGCTGGGCCACCTACCAGAGCTGGCCTCTGAGGCCCTCGGAGCATCCCAGCTGCAGCCGCGCTTTCTGCGGAGAAGGGGCCGAGCCAGTGAGGTCAGGGCAGGCCTGCTCACCCGCCTCCTTCCCCGCTGCCCGAGCGCGGCTTccgggagggtgggggtgggggcttacCCCTCTACATGCCATCTTCTGGTCCTTCCTGGCCTGGGTGCGACACTGGGCCCGTTccctgggggggcgggggtgctgCAGTCAGCACCATAGGTACACCCCCTCCTCAGCCCTCACCACTGCCCTGGCGCTGGGGAACTGCGGACCCGTCAGGGACGGGTGCACCGCACCCTGACCCAGACACCATCGCAGCTCAGCCAGCCCTCGTCCCCGGGCCTCCAGCCCCCACATCACCCCAGGATCTCCAGCTGGATGTCCTCCATCTGGTCCAGCACGCCCCTGATGTCCTTCTTGAGGTTCTGGGGGCCAGAGAGGGTAAAGTGGGGGTTCTGCTCGCCGGCCCCTTCCCCGCCTGCTCATCCTCTGGGCTTCGCGCCTCTGGGGACCTACCAGAAGCCCGGTGGCCTGGTTGTTGAGGGCCATGTGTACTTCAGCCACGCCGTCCCACACCTGGTGGGAGGGGCGAGGCTGGGTCACGCCCTCAGGATGGAGCAGGACCCGTGCTGGACGCCTCTCTCCACAGGTGGAGCCCCCGCCCggcgcccccacccacccctgcagGTGGCACCTCGGTGATAGCCATTTTCTTCCTCTCAAAGGACAGTCGGATCTGCTGCAGCTCGTTCTGGGGAGGGGGCGCAGTGTGGGCCGAGGTAGGGCTGGAGAGTGGTCGGCTCCCGCTCCACCGCGCCCCGCTCCACCCCCCGGGCCCACCCGGGACTGCGGCACGGACTCCTCCCCCTCCCCGGCCCCGgtccccccccgccccgccccggccccgccccggcccgacCACGCCTCTCCTGGACACGCCCCCTGGACCACCTGGGACTGCTGCAGGAACGAGTGCCTGGCCCCGCCCAATCCCGCCCCCGCCCCATGCGGGCCACGCCCCCGCCCTTCCCCTGGGCCCACGGCccaccagggactgcagcacgaactcctcctcacctccccggcctggccccgcccccggctcCGCTCCCCGGATCACCTGGGACTGATGCAGGAACGACTCCCTGGCTCCTCCCCATCCCGACCCCGCCCTCCAAGGCCCCGCCCCCGGGCCCACCTGGGGCTGCAGCACGGACTCCTCGCTCCCCCCACCGccccgtcccctcccctcccagccctggccccGCCTTATcccgtcccctcccctcccccgccccccggcccACCTGGGACTGCTGCACGAAGGACTCCTCGCCCCTGCACAGCTCCTGCCGCAGCAGTTGCAGAGGGGCCCTGTCTTCCAGGGGCTGGGCGCAGGCCTGCTCAGGGGGCTGTGGAGGAGCCCCCGGCTCAGCCCCAAGGCCATCGGCAGCGTCCGTGGTCATGGACTGCTTGGGAGTGGGGTTGGGGGAACGCATGGAGCCACAAGGCGCTCCACAGTGCCACCCGCAGTCCTGCCGGGGCCGTGCCCCGTCCCGCACTCACCCAGGCCAGGGCCGTGCAGCTCGAGTGCTCGGGGCACAAGGGCAGGAACTGCTGCCCCGGCCCCAGGAGGGCCCCCAGCTGCTCCCGCAGATCCTGGTTCTGCCTCTTCTGGGGTGGGGCACAGAGATGGGGAGATGGGGACAGCCgtgtctggggtggggctggagagaggGCATGGGCCTGGCGGGGCTGGGGCGCGGGGTCTGGTGGGGCCCAGGTGTGGGGCATGGGGTCTGGCAGGGCTGGGGCGTGGGGTCCGGGGCGTGGGGTCTGGCAGGTCCTCGGTGTGCTGGGGTCTGATGGGGCTGGGGCGCAGGGTCTGGTGGGGCCCGGTTGTGGGGCGTGGGGTCTGGCAGGGCTGGGGCCCAGTGCTCACCAGACTCTGGTTCTCCTGCTCCAGCTGGAGGAAGGACGGCTCTGCGGGCCCCAGGGGAATACCCTGGAGCTGGGGAGGGTCTGCCCTGGGTGAGGCCGAGGCCCCTGTGCCTGGGATCAGGGGTGGGCACGGGCAGGGCCGGGGCCCCGAGCTGGGCCCTGCCACCTGCCGGGAAGCCCTTCGCTCTTGCTCGTGGCTGGAGTGCagggcccagccccaccccagcctggtGTCCATCTGTCCTTGTCTCATCCTTGCCGGGTCTCGCGGCCTCTGTCGCTGCAGCTCGCCGTCCTCGCTTGTGATGAAGTTCCCGGGTACCTCGCCCCCGACCctgggccccccaccccctgtcCCCAGGGCTGAGAAAGGCCTGGCAGTCTCCATCGAGTGGGTGGGGCTGAGAGGcgccatgcagggccacctggCGAACCCCGGGCAGGGTGGGTCCAGGCACCC is a genomic window of Bos javanicus breed banteng chromosome 17, ARS-OSU_banteng_1.0, whole genome shotgun sequence containing:
- the CCDC188 gene encoding coiled-coil domain-containing protein 188 isoform X4, which produces MGRGGRGPVSPAPATAPAHYDLPGPAQAFVTVVPEVPMSHDTQSSLSKRVVGQARPKPGPGVRKGSQGGMEGPKTLGPCGHTHPQCPQPPAPGSRGGCLDPPCPGFARWPCMAPLSPTHSMETARPFSALGTGGGGPRVGGEVPGNFITSEDGELQRQRPRDPARMRQGQMDTRLGWGWALHSSHEQERRASRQVAGPSSGPRPCPCPPLIPGTGASASPRADPPQLQGIPLGPAEPSFLQLEQENQSLKRQNQDLREQLGALLGPGQQFLPLCPEHSSCTALAWSMTTDAADGLGAEPGAPPQPPEQACAQPLEDRAPLQLLRQELCRGEESFVQQSQNELQQIRLSFERKKMAITEVPPAGVWDGVAEVHMALNNQATGLLNLKKDIRGVLDQMEDIQLEILGERAQCRTQARKDQKMACRGKARLQLGCSEGLRGQLWLLALRLLLGALLACTAAYVYVVDPAPFEGMVPPLLSRAAVWKLRALLGPFLRLEVDGFLPF
- the CCDC188 gene encoding coiled-coil domain-containing protein 188 isoform X3, yielding MGRGGRGPVSPAPATAPAHYDLPGPAQAFVTVVPEVPMSHDTQSSLSKRVVGQARPKPGPGVRKGSQGGMEGPKTLGPCGHTHPQCPQPPAPGSRGGCLDPPCPGFARWPCMAPLSPTHSMETARPFSALGTGGGGPRVGGEVPGNFITSEDGELQRQRPRDPARMRQGQMDTRLGWGWALHSSHEQERRASRQVAGPSSGPRPCPCPPLIPGTGASASPRADPPQLQGIPLGPAEPSFLQLEQENQSLKRQNQDLREQLGALLGPGQQFLPLCPEHSSCTALAWPPEQACAQPLEDRAPLQLLRQELCRGEESFVQQSQNELQQIRLSFERKKMAITEVPPAGVWDGVAEVHMALNNQATGLLNLKKDIRGVLDQMEDIQLEILGERAQCRTQARKDQKMACRGKARLQLGCSEGLRGQLWPEAQRPQRGGSQQAGAVPSAQRPRRPRPRHCSAPSPPGGLEKGGGGGCPEGRACGRTYSRDSGPVCLFPWIPGLALLEPVTPSRADLAARVPGVAPLSGTPRPPAAGVASPQPPCHQEGGGSPSESELPRPHPQVGGPWGAGSVPEVLLNPNNLHPCLAYHPPRTPAQPPPSALPPIPVYLPNPGGLSSPGLKDRGTTVVDRTMEVKHQRFYLLH
- the CCDC188 gene encoding coiled-coil domain-containing protein 188 isoform X2, encoding MGRGGRGPVSPAPATAPAHYDLPGPAQAFVTVVPEVPMSHDTQSSLSKRVVGQARPKPGPGVRKGSQGGMEGPKTLGPCGHTHPQCPQPPAPGSRGGCLDPPCPGFARWPCMAPLSPTHSMETARPFSALGTGGGGPRVGGEVPGNFITSEDGELQRQRPRDPARMRQGQMDTRLGWGWALHSSHEQERRASRQVAGPSSGPRPCPCPPLIPGTGASASPRADPPQLQGIPLGPAEPSFLQLEQENQSLKRQNQDLREQLGALLGPGQQFLPLCPEHSSCTALAWSMTTDAADGLGAEPGAPPQPPEQACAQPLEDRAPLQLLRQELCRGEESFVQQSQNELQQIRLSFERKKMAITEVWDGVAEVHMALNNQATGLLNLKKDIRGVLDQMEDIQLEILGERAQCRTQARKDQKMACRGKARLQLGCSEGLRGQLWPEAQRPQRGGSQQAGAVPSAQRPRRPRPRHCSAPSPPGGLEKGGGGGCPEGRACGRTYSRDSGPVCLFPWIPGLALLEPVTPSRADLAARVPGVAPLSGTPRPPAAGVASPQPPCHQEGGGSPSESELPRPHPQVGGPWGAGSVPEVLLNPNNLHPCLAYHPPRTPAQPPPSALPPIPVYLPNPGGLSSPGLKDRGTTVVDRTMEVKHQRFYLLH
- the CCDC188 gene encoding coiled-coil domain-containing protein 188 isoform X1; the protein is MGRGGRGPVSPAPATAPAHYDLPGPAQAFVTVVPEVPMSHDTQSSLSKRVVGQARPKPGPGVRKGSQGGMEGPKTLGPCGHTHPQCPQPPAPGSRGGCLDPPCPGFARWPCMAPLSPTHSMETARPFSALGTGGGGPRVGGEVPGNFITSEDGELQRQRPRDPARMRQGQMDTRLGWGWALHSSHEQERRASRQVAGPSSGPRPCPCPPLIPGTGASASPRADPPQLQGIPLGPAEPSFLQLEQENQSLKRQNQDLREQLGALLGPGQQFLPLCPEHSSCTALAWSMTTDAADGLGAEPGAPPQPPEQACAQPLEDRAPLQLLRQELCRGEESFVQQSQNELQQIRLSFERKKMAITEVPPAGVWDGVAEVHMALNNQATGLLNLKKDIRGVLDQMEDIQLEILGERAQCRTQARKDQKMACRGKARLQLGCSEGLRGQLWPEAQRPQRGGSQQAGAVPSAQRPRRPRPRHCSAPSPPGGLEKGGGGGCPEGRACGRTYSRDSGPVCLFPWIPGLALLEPVTPSRADLAARVPGVAPLSGTPRPPAAGVASPQPPCHQEGGGSPSESELPRPHPQVGGPWGAGSVPEVLLNPNNLHPCLAYHPPRTPAQPPPSALPPIPVYLPNPGGLSSPGLKDRGTTVVDRTMEVKHQRFYLLH
- the CCDC188 gene encoding coiled-coil domain-containing protein 188 isoform X5, translated to MGRGGRGPVSPAPATAPAHYDLPGPAQAFVTVVPEVPMSHDTQSSLSKRVVGQARPKPGPGVRKGSQGGMEGPKTLGPCGHTHPQCPQPPAPGSRGGCLDPPCPGFARWPCMAPLSPTHSMETARPFSALGTGGGGPRVGGEVPGNFITSEDGELQRQRPRDPARMRQGQMDTRLGWGWALHSSHEQERRASRQVAGPSSGPRPCPCPPLIPGTGASASPRADPPQLQGIPLGPAEPSFLQLEQENQSLKRQNQDLREQLGALLGPGQQFLPLCPEHSSCTALAWSMTTDAADGLGAEPGAPPQPPEQACAQPLEDRAPLQLLRQELCRGEESFVQQSQNELQQIRLSFERKKMAITEVWDGVAEVHMALNNQATGLLNLKKDIRGVLDQMEDIQLEILGERAQCRTQARKDQKMACRGKARLQLGCSEGLRGQLWLLALRLLLGALLACTAAYVYVVDPAPFEGMVPPLLSRAAVWKLRALLGPFLRLEVDGFLPF
- the CCDC188 gene encoding coiled-coil domain-containing protein 188 isoform X7, which encodes MGRGGRGPVSPAPATAPAHYDLPGPAQAFVTVVPEVPMSHDTQSSLSKRVVGQARPKPGPGVRKGSQGGMEGPKTLGPCGHTHPQCPQPPAPGSRGGCLDPPCPGFARWPCMAPLSPTHSMETARPFSALGTGGGGPRVGGEVPGNFITSEDGELQRQRPRDPARMRQGQMDTRLGWGWALHSSHEQERRASRQVAGPSSGPRPCPCPPLIPGTGASASPRADPPQLQGIPLGPAEPSFLQLEQENQSLKRQNQDLREQLGALLGPGQQFLPLCPEHSSCTALAWSMTTDAADGLGAEPGAPPQPPEQACAQPLEDRAPLQLLRQELCRGEESFVQQSQNELQQIRLSFERKKMAITEVPPAGVWDGVAEVHMALNNQATGLLNLKKDIRGVLDQMEDIQLEILGERAQCRTQARKDQKMACRGKARLQLGCSEGLRGQLW
- the CCDC188 gene encoding coiled-coil domain-containing protein 188 isoform X6 produces the protein MGRGGRGPVSPAPATAPAHYDLPGPAQAFVTVVPEVPMSHDTQSSLSKRVVGQARPKPGPGVRKGSQGGMEGPKTLGPCGHTHPQCPQPPAPGSRGGCLDPPCPGFARWPCMAPLSPTHSMETARPFSALGTGGGGPRVGGEVPGNFITSEDGELQRQRPRDPARMRQGQMDTRLGWGWALHSSHEQERRASRQVAGPSSGPRPCPCPPLIPGTGASASPRADPPQLQGIPLGPAEPSFLQLEQENQSLKRQNQDLREQLGALLGPGQQFLPLCPEHSSCTALAWPPEQACAQPLEDRAPLQLLRQELCRGEESFVQQSQNELQQIRLSFERKKMAITEVWDGVAEVHMALNNQATGLLNLKKDIRGVLDQMEDIQLEILGERAQCRTQARKDQKMACRGKARLQLGCSEGLRGQLWLLALRLLLGALLACTAAYVYVVDPAPFEGMVPPLLSRAAVWKLRALLGPFLRLEVDGFLPF